Proteins encoded in a region of the Flavobacterium sp. MDT1-60 genome:
- the pbpC gene encoding penicillin-binding protein 1C — translation MKNKLIAFSQRIINWIKKNKIKSAIVFILLLIYYFSIPRTLFQEPYSTVIESKEGELLGAKIADDGQWRFPAQDSVPDKFKKCIVYFEDEYFYKHPGFNPVAMVNAIKQNNKAGKVVRGGSTLTQQVIRLSRKGKGRTYFEKLIEIILATRLELGYSKNEILELYAAHAPFGGNVVGLEMASWRYFGVQSSQLSWAENAVLAVLPNAPSLIYPGKNQIKLLNKRNRLLLKLHQEGIIDKQTYELSIEEPLPQKPYDLPQIAPHLLQRVAKNEEGTRVKTTIDYALQNRVNQIARYYYNQYKQNEVNNLAILVIDVSNRNVMSYVGNAPTDNNHQKDVDIIDAPRSTGSILKPLLYAGMLDDGELLPNTLVADVPTQIAGYTPQNFNLTFDGAVPAHRALSRSLNIPAVLMLQDFGVNKFYEELQKFKLRDINKTPDHYGLSLILGGAESNLWDLCRTYAGLSSTVNYYTKNQAKYRTKEFAELNYKNDFEPDFGSESDQKNIIGAGSIWLTYNAMEEVNRPEGDEAWKFYDSSLKIAWKTGTSFGNRDAWAIGTNSKYVVGIWVGNATGEGRPTLTGVTSAAPILFDVFNLLPRQRWFETPYKDLEEVEVCRLSGYLAKEDCPKIKQWVSKKGKSTAVCPYHKKVHLDKSERFQVNSSCESVDNIVTKSWFVLPPVMAWYYKSQHIEYLPLPPFKEDCQGTQTTTMDFIYPKTNSKIYLTKNFNSEVQPVILKVAYSERDKELFWYVDDVYKATTKTFHELPITPTSGTHYITVVDAFGNEIRRKIEIVRE, via the coding sequence TTGAAAAATAAATTAATAGCGTTCTCACAACGCATTATAAATTGGATAAAAAAGAATAAAATAAAATCGGCAATTGTATTTATACTCTTGCTGATTTATTATTTTTCTATTCCTAGAACTTTATTTCAGGAACCTTATTCTACGGTAATTGAAAGTAAGGAAGGAGAATTACTTGGTGCGAAAATAGCCGATGACGGACAATGGCGTTTTCCTGCACAAGACAGTGTACCGGATAAATTCAAAAAATGTATTGTCTATTTTGAGGACGAATATTTCTATAAACATCCCGGATTTAACCCCGTTGCGATGGTAAACGCCATTAAACAAAACAATAAAGCAGGGAAAGTTGTGCGAGGCGGAAGTACGTTGACGCAGCAAGTTATTCGCTTATCCCGAAAAGGAAAAGGGAGGACTTATTTTGAAAAATTAATCGAAATTATTCTGGCAACCCGATTAGAATTGGGGTATTCTAAAAATGAAATTTTAGAATTGTATGCAGCTCATGCGCCGTTTGGAGGAAATGTGGTTGGACTTGAAATGGCTTCGTGGCGTTATTTTGGTGTGCAATCTAGTCAATTATCCTGGGCTGAGAATGCTGTATTGGCCGTTTTACCTAATGCACCAAGTCTAATTTACCCGGGAAAAAACCAGATAAAATTATTAAATAAACGTAATAGGCTTTTACTGAAATTGCATCAGGAAGGCATAATTGACAAGCAGACTTATGAACTTTCAATAGAAGAACCATTACCTCAAAAACCCTATGATTTACCTCAAATTGCGCCTCATTTATTACAGCGTGTGGCAAAAAATGAAGAAGGAACTCGTGTAAAAACGACAATAGATTACGCTTTGCAGAATAGAGTCAATCAAATTGCAAGATATTACTACAATCAGTATAAACAAAATGAAGTAAACAATCTGGCAATTTTGGTTATCGATGTTTCAAATCGAAATGTGATGAGTTACGTTGGAAATGCTCCAACAGATAATAACCATCAAAAAGATGTTGATATTATTGACGCGCCAAGAAGTACCGGAAGTATTTTAAAACCGCTTTTATATGCCGGAATGTTAGACGACGGTGAATTACTGCCGAATACTTTAGTTGCCGATGTACCAACGCAAATCGCAGGATATACACCGCAAAATTTTAACCTCACATTTGATGGAGCTGTTCCGGCGCATCGGGCTTTGTCTCGATCATTAAATATCCCGGCAGTTTTGATGCTGCAGGATTTTGGTGTGAATAAGTTTTATGAAGAATTGCAAAAATTCAAATTGAGAGACATTAATAAAACGCCGGATCATTACGGATTGTCACTTATTTTAGGTGGTGCCGAAAGTAATTTATGGGATTTGTGCCGAACTTACGCAGGTTTATCTTCAACAGTAAATTATTATACTAAAAATCAAGCGAAGTATCGTACAAAAGAATTTGCAGAGCTGAATTATAAAAATGATTTTGAGCCTGATTTTGGTTCGGAATCTGATCAGAAGAATATAATAGGTGCCGGATCAATTTGGTTAACGTATAATGCAATGGAAGAAGTAAACAGGCCAGAAGGAGATGAAGCCTGGAAGTTTTATGACAGCTCGTTGAAAATTGCCTGGAAAACGGGAACAAGTTTTGGAAATAGAGATGCCTGGGCAATTGGCACCAATTCAAAATATGTAGTTGGAATCTGGGTTGGAAATGCGACAGGCGAAGGAAGACCGACTTTAACCGGAGTGACCAGTGCAGCACCAATTTTATTTGATGTTTTTAATTTATTGCCAAGACAAAGATGGTTTGAAACACCTTATAAAGATTTAGAAGAAGTTGAGGTTTGCCGCTTAAGCGGTTATCTGGCGAAAGAAGATTGCCCTAAAATCAAACAATGGGTTTCTAAAAAAGGAAAATCAACAGCCGTTTGTCCGTATCATAAAAAGGTTCATTTAGATAAATCAGAGCGATTCCAGGTAAATAGCAGTTGTGAAAGCGTTGATAATATTGTGACTAAAAGCTGGTTTGTTTTGCCTCCGGTTATGGCGTGGTATTATAAAAGCCAGCATATTGAATATTTGCCTTTGCCTCCGTTTAAAGAAGATTGTCAGGGAACACAAACCACAACAATGGATTTTATTTATCCGAAAACGAATAGTAAAATTTATTTAACGAAGAATTTTAACAGTGAGGTACAGCCTGTAATTTTAAAAGTAGCTTATTCTGAAAGAGATAAAGAACTTTTTTGGTATGTTGATGATGTTTATAAAGCAACAACCAAAACGTTTCATGAATTGCCAATTACACCAACCTCAGGGACTCATTATATTACGGTTGTAGATGCTTTTGGAAATGAAATTAGAAGGAAAATTGAAATTGTGAGGGAGTGA